The DNA window ATAAACatcttgaatattttcaaaaggaaGTGAATCGGTACTATGATAGTAATGGAAGGAAATCGTAAAAACACTACGCTTCCGCATATTTTGGTCACGTTCAGCTTTCAAGGATTTCTCATATACCTTCAATACGCTATGGATTTAACGAAATGATGCAGACACACCCTACCATGACCGAGTGAAAATTTTTCGGCAGAAAATTGATGAGCGGAATTTGTTGCTCACAACAAAAGGAGCTGCACGCTGAGTTCAATGCCATAAAAACGTTCCAAGTATCAGTCAAAAATGACTGTTCATATCCTAATAATCACTAAAacatttcgttcttttttatgGTAAAGAGTACAAGGAACCAGGTGaaatttaaacaaatatttaaaCAAAACATAGTAACATGGACATAAtgttaaaaactacgtttttcCGCAACCTTTTTATCTTGCAAAACAATTGAGGAGCGACCAtacttatccagaaaaaatcagcGTAGATATcgaaatgaacagaattaaCCAGAAAAAACTCAGAATCACCAAGCATCCGTCGATACTTCCACCTATCAACGGACATTACTTAAAATAGAGACGCTATCGACCTTTAGAACATAAGATTAAGTTCGTTTTTGCTCGGAATTACTCAAATACGGTTAACAGTACCAATGTCAATGTACAATAATGATGGACGTGCACGAATCCTCATTTGATCGTTATGTCCTACCATAATGCACATTTGGTTGTAATTTCTAATAGAGATGTGCGGTGAACCATCTCTTAATTTACCAAACTAATCTATCCGTACATTAATCATGATAAGGAAACAGATGCCTCTAGTTTACAATGACTTTCTCATTATTCAGAAGTTACTCTCTATATTATTATCCACAAACCATGCGAGTAAGTTCACAACAATCGAAGAAATACctatatctatttattttgacGCGCACATCGGTTATTATCACACAACgagaacaataaaaacatcaaaaaagggttctcttaaaataaaattacaccGAGACAGAACATTGCTGTAGCGCAACGGACAGGTGTGAAGCGCGGGTGAGCGAGCGAGTACGAGACGTACACACACGCAAGCAGGAGAATTGACTAAAACAAAACTCCTGCTCTCGGCACTCAAATGCACCCTAACAAAACATTGGTTGCAAAAGAtggaggcaaaaaaaaagaaagaaaaaccatgTGTTAGCAAATGAGACGCAAGAGGCACACGCAAAACAGTTTGTGGTGGTTATGCATGACGACACACAACACGCACACGCATAGAATCGGACGTGTTTCGGAGGGTGATAAAGAATGGATGCtttaagaaaaggaaaaaagagtaaagtGGGAGAACACTGATCACGGGCGATGACAAGTGAAACACGCCAGAGAAATAATAATCTTTGCGGCTGCGTAGGCGCGTTGGTTAGGAAGACACCACCAAACATGCTCAGTTGTCCGCATATTTCTCCGTCAGCTTCGAAAGCAGTTCTTTATGAGACATTTCCGACTCATCCGAcacctgaaaacaaaaactgcagtaaaaaaagcgaataatttatgaagagaaaaaaaccaaaagtaaCCATTCATTTAACAGCCGATTGCAGAACCGAagcagaatttgaaaaaataacaaagggAAAATAAGTCGCGGTTTTTTAGAAGATGCTCTTAGCTTATTATGATTATCACGTATAACTCACTCATTGAAGAGAACCACACCTCACTTACTCCACTTTGTTTAACAGCCACTTCAATTTTacttcttcattcatttcagCAACTAATAATGCACTACTCATGTCCATTTTTCTCGTATTTGAACAACAGTTCACTCGCACGATTCCCCATTCACGATTTCGAAATGAAAGCGATACCGCGCACCCTTCACAACTTTTTTACTAACGCTCCGCTATTTGATTTCATAAAAGTTGCAGATATGTCAGACAAGCTACCGAAGCTCCATCAGACTTCAACGATGTAGAAACTGCTGGAAACAATAGAGCACTTCAGATAACGTTTTACACAGATAAGATAATCATTTTATAAAAATCGATCAAGTTCAAGAAAATCGTTCaagttttcagaaaagaaaattgttcaaGTTTTCTGTATTTATTATAAGTGTTATTATAAGTATTTCCTGCGCTAATATTGTATCCAAAGCAGCTGACTTCACTGACAAAGGAACTTTATCAGCTCCGTTCGAgatgtcaaaaaaagaaaccttaaATGACCAACACTTCGCATAATGTCTACCTGGAACTGAAGGATTTTGCCGGTCCCAAGGGACGCTTTGATTGCAGAGGCCGACGAAGCGTacaccattttctttttgatagaGGCACCATCCGGACATCTACAAAAACGCAAAACTTCAAACAGAAGTAACTCATTTAATTTCGgggaaaattattttaaaaaagaacaaaaaaaacagaagaaatcaCTAACAGCTGTAAGAATACAATCTTGTCCATTTTGGAAGTCCCAGCACCAACGCGGGAGCATGTGAACTTGAAATCGAATACAGCATAACGGCAATCCGTAAAGCCATCGGTACGCGCCTAAAATTGGAACTAAGAGAAATTGTTACGATCTGATAAATTTTATCAAAACCTTGTTCTAAAAAGCCTCGTAAAAAAACCTTCAAGGATACGTTTTTGGCAAAAACCACTATCACATTTGCTCATATGGTATAAAGAATATCCAACTatggaaaaattgcagaagCTAGCACAGACGCGGAGGAAGATAATCTCGCCACCATATGGTTAATCGGTTTGAACGAAACTATATTTAACAAGTTATAAAAACGTTGTGACATTTCTAAATCTCTCACTCGTCCTCAcattcaacaacaacagcccATTTCTAGGTGTAAGGCTCTACATTCACAAAATTGATGTGTctataaaaattacttttctatgaaaaatgtCCCATTTAAATGGGCTATAAGAGATTCGAAAGATTTCGTCCTCTCACATCTCTTGCCAGTCTTGGTATCCTCAATCTGCAACACGGATAGCAGCAAATCATtctcaaaatatttgcaaCATTCTAGCGCTTAAAAAATGATCAGGTTTGAATACGGTAGAAGCCCTGACAAATTAGCTAACAGATGAGCAATGTAAGCTTTTCTTTCTATGGTTTACAGTTGAGTTGGTTACTTCTCGAACAACGGAACTTTGATAAACATTACGAGGGTTTTCCTGGAGAAAAAGTCATTAAACGAAATCGCTACTACTATGATTATTATTCCTCTTCCCAGCAAACCTTACTCGCATTTGATTATAAAGGAattaaacaaatgaaaaaaaaaacagatgaggATTTCACTAGCCAATCCCCGAAGGAAACAAGtggtaaaataaaagaataaaatcccTAGAAATCCAACCTTGATATCAGCTACGAATTTCTCGAAGGCTGCTTTAGATGAGTCATCGTAGTCATCACCCGTAAGACCTAGTTCTTCTTGCGAAACAGCAGCTTCAACAACAACTTCACGTTCCTGCAATTCCAAGTACTCAATTCGCTCGACTGTACACCGAAAAGAAAGCGTGAAACTGTCAGTTTCCCAGATATTTACTACCTACATAGTTTGAACGTACACGTAAAATTCACGCAATCTACTTACAATTTTCCTTAGAGGACCTTACAGGACGATCTTACTCAGAACCGTATCAAATAGATTATTTCCAAAAGGGCTGTCATAATAGTAAGTCAATATTTACACTACACAATACGTTACACAATATTTACACGCGAAaatcgattaaaggcatcatcccacgaatctgagggatttcaggtgaagtattcgtatacgggatagtaaattatggagggggtgatcccgtccatttcttcctaattgccgtaaaaaaaaaactgcccggaagatgcggccgtgcacacggctggcgcgctccaatcgaactccttgtagaaaatggcgcgccgAAAGGCCCGgacttctgggccgttttttacggcaattaagaagaaatggacgggatcaaaCCTCTCCTCTAAtgtacgatcctgtatacgaatgctccacctgaaatccgtaccacctcagattcatgagtatggggtgatgcctttaaagtaagGATGTGGAGAGGAGAGTAAACATGAAaggaaaatacaaagaaaaagctcACCTCAATTTTAAAGATGATATATCGGAACTCTTTCTTTCCCTCGCTCAACTTTTGGAACGTCGCCTGGACGTCAGGGTTCACCATAACACCAGAAGTCGACTGAAACGTTGTTAAACACACCATTCACACAAAAACCACACCATGCAAATATTCAGATTATTAGTAACACTCACAAAGAGTGAACAGTTGTTCAGAAACTCATCGATCTTTGTACAGCtataaaaaaatcagaagttGTGAAATCTCTCATATGCCCCTTCATTATGATTTCGACATAAAAGATGAGCAATCAAAACATGTTTATTGATTTAGGTCCCACCTAACGAGGCTCTTTTGGTGCAAAATCTGGCGAACATTCAGGAAGTGAAAAACATCAAAGCTACGTCGAGCTTTTAAAAAGGTGTGTCAATCAAGGAAGGAATCCATGGTTTTTGAGTACAACTGTACATCAGGTAGAACCGAAAACGGTTAGTACCAATCAAATTGCGCTCTCCTCTTGGATATGATAATCTAACAAAAATCACTTAAAAATACTATGAATAGCAGAACTAACCATTGCTGTTGATTTAATGCGAACCGAAAAGGACCGTACGAGCTCGGAAAGCCTGTAAGCGTGGAAAATGAGACTGACTATCCCGCATAGGGGTTGATAATGtcgaacaataaaaaaaacgaaacagaaCGGAAGAACTTGCAAGGaagttttatttatatgtgaACGTGGGCGGGAACCGCACAGCAGCAGTGAGTGAGAAGAGGATTCGCAGAAAGCAGTGCTCGAACAGCGGTGGTTTCCGATAAGCGCAGACAATCAATGCCAAGGACCCTACTGACTCATCCTTCAACTTTTATCGACACTTAGAGTAGTAATGAAACAAAACAGGGACCACTGAGAAAAATTACATTGTTTTTAgtcatataataaaaaaaacgcactCATCCGCGGAATctgtaaataaacaacaaaagtgCCGAAAATTCGTAGAATGACTAGGGAAATCTTAAAGAACTGGTTTTCAAAGAGGTGAAAAGCCAATAATTTCAGTATTTATTCGCAAAAGGTCGCTAGAACAAAGTTCTTGCCTCGCTCTCTTCAAACAATAATAGGCCACCAACATATGATATGTATGGATTACAGAATAGAATAGGCTAGATGCAACTGAAATC is part of the Necator americanus strain Aroian chromosome V, whole genome shotgun sequence genome and encodes:
- a CDS encoding hypothetical protein (NECATOR_CHRV.G21024.T1), which produces MVCLTTFQSTSGVMVNPDVQATFQKLSEGKKEFRYIIFKIEEREVVVEAAVSQEELGLTGDDYDDSSKAAFEKFVADIKARTDGFTDCRYAVFDFKFTCSRVGAGTSKMDKIVFLQLCPDGASIKKKMVYASSASAIKASLGTGKILQFQVSDESEMSHKELLSKLTEKYADN
- a CDS encoding hypothetical protein (NECATOR_CHRV.G21024.T2), encoding MSTSGVMVNPDVQATFQKLSEGKKEFRYIIFKIEEREVVVEAAVSQEELGLTGDDYDDSSKAAFEKFVADIKARTDGFTDCRYAVFDFKFTCSRVGAGTSKMDKIVFLQLCPDGASIKKKMVYASSASAIKASLGTGKILQFQVSDESEMSHKELLSKLTEKYADN